The genomic stretch TGTCGCCGTCTTTCTCAACACGCTGAACCGGAAAACCTGAAAGCAGATAAACTCCAATCAATCCACAATATACGAAATTCGGGCGAGGTTTCAATAGCCCCCGATTCAATTAACCGGCGGCGGAGGAATGCCGGGACAGTTTCTTAATCCCCTCGATTATGATGACATTGCGGTTGACGTCTTTGCCGTAGCGGCGGACGAGGTGAAATTCCGCAACCGGGATGCGGATATTCTGGGCCTCTTTGCTGCCGTGCTCATAGAAATTTTTATAGGGGTCGTGATAATAGATATTATGGCGGTCGAAGCCGGTGACCACCACCCAGTGCGGCGAGCGGTCCTGATGCAGGCGATAGGTA from Candidatus Zixiibacteriota bacterium encodes the following:
- a CDS encoding peptidase C39 family protein: TYRLHQDRSPHWVVVTGFDRHNIYYHDPYKNFYEHGSKEAQNIRIPVAEFHLVRRYGKDVNRNVIIIEGIKKLSRHSSAAG